From the genome of Thermodesulfovibrionia bacterium, one region includes:
- a CDS encoding type II toxin-antitoxin system prevent-host-death family antitoxin: MQSVNIFEAKTNLSKLLESIESGRENEIVIARNGKPVARLVSLSPLPVDKRIGVAKGKFNVPESIDADNDSIHKLFTGVHE, encoded by the coding sequence ATGCAATCTGTAAACATATTTGAAGCCAAGACAAATCTATCCAAACTGCTCGAATCCATTGAAAGCGGCCGCGAGAATGAGATTGTAATTGCCCGCAACGGAAAGCCTGTTGCCCGCCTTGTATCTTTAAGCCCACTTCCAGTAGATAAGCGGATAGGAGTTGCAAAGGGAAAATTTAATGTGCCGGAATCGATCGATGCTGATAACGATTCCATTCATAAACTCTTTACCGGG